From one Humulus lupulus chromosome 8, drHumLupu1.1, whole genome shotgun sequence genomic stretch:
- the LOC133796404 gene encoding protein TOO MANY MOUTHS, protein MAQIFSTPKQTYLSFFLFLLSFLPLSRPFTVIMSDSGVPSALIDGPQTGFSMNSNDGARTDPKEQEAVYDIMRATGNDWATDIPDVCRGRWHGIECMPDKDNVFHVVSLSFGALSDDTAFPTCDPTRSHISPSVTKLPHLRTLFFYRCLTNKPQPIPSFLGQLGPTLQTLVLRENGHVGHIPTELGNLTRLRVLDLHKNNFNGSIPDSLNRVTGLWSLDLSANRLTGLIPNFSFPVLSIIDLSQNLLVGSIPSGITTCRSLIKIDFSRNRLTGSIPDSIDNLKDLTLIDLSYNHLTGPPIPGSLKSLVSLQALILKGNPMGSETIPGDGFEGMKSLMVLILSNMNLRGPIPASLGHLPNLRVLHLDGNHFNGSIPTSLKELKGISELRLNDNWLSGEVPFGRELVWRMRKKLRLYNNSGLCFSGNSGLDDYLDSSFNSGIGLCDMPKPGSGRTVQHMFTTQLDSANVSYSTVHQVSIRALLLQIVISFILVLLL, encoded by the coding sequence ATGGCTCAAATTTTCTCGACACCCAAACAAACTTATCTCTCattctttctctttctcctttCATTTCTTCCACTTTCTAGGCCATTCACCGTCATCATGTCCGACTCGGGCGTGCCGTCGGCTTTAATAGATGGACCCCAAACCGGGTTTTCCATGAACAGCAACGACGGAGCCCGAACCGACCCGAAAGAGCAAGAAGCGGTGTACGACATCATGAGGGCTACCGGCAACGACTGGGCCACTGACATACCCGACGTCTGCCGTGGCCGGTGGCACGGCATTGAGTGTATGCCAGACAAGGACAATGTCTTTCACGTCGTTTCGTTGTCGTTCGGTGCCTTATCAGACGATACGGCGTTCCCCACTTGTGACCCGACCCGTTCTCATATCTCACCCTCCGTCACCAAGCTTCCACACCTTCGAACCCTTTTCTTCTACCGTTGTTTGACCAATAAGCCTCAACCCATTCCCTCGTTCTTGGGTCAGTTGGGTCCAACGCTTCAGACCTTGGTGCTCAGAGAAAACGGGCACGTGGGTCACATCCCTACTGAATTGGGTAACTTGACCCGGTTAAGAGTTCTTGATCTCCATAAAAATAACTTCAACGGGTCAATTCCGGACTCTCTGAACCGAGTCACCGGTTTATGGTCGTTAGATTTGAGCGCGAATAGATTAACCGGTTTGATACCCAACTTCAGCTTCCCTGTGTTGAGTATAATCGATTTGAGCCAAAATCTTCTTGTGGGTTCGATTCCTTCTGGGATAACAACTTGTCGTTCGTTGATAAAGATCGATTTTAGCCGAAATCGATTGACGGGTTCAATACCCGACTCGATAGATAACTTGAAAGATCTTACTCTTATCGATTTAAGCTACAACCATCTCACGGGTCCTCCAATACCAGGCTCGCTTAAGAGCTTAGTTTCTCTCCAAGCTTTGATTCTCAAAGGGAATCCAATGGGGTCGGAAACGATTCCCGGTGATGGGTTCGAGGGAATGAAGAGTTTAATGGTGTTGATTCTATCAAACATGAACTTGCGTGGTCCAATCCCTGCTTCGCTTGGCCACTTGCCAAATCTTCGAGTACTTCATCTTGATGGAAACCACTTCAACGGTTCGATTCCCACAAGTTTGAAAGAGCTGAAAGGTATAAGTGAGCTGAGATTAAACGACAATTGGCTAAGTGGGGAAGTTCCATTTGGGAGAGAATTGGTTTGGAGAATGAGAAAGAAGCTAAGGCTTTACAACAACTCAGGGCTCTGTTTTAGTGGGAATAGTGGTCTCGATGACTATTTGGATTCGTCGTTTAATTCTGGTATCGGTCTGTGTGACATGCCCAAACCCGGTTCGGGTAGAACGGTTCAACATATGTTTACTACTCAGCTTGACTCAGCTAACGTATCATATAGTACAGTTCATCAAGTCTCTATTCGTGCTTTGTTGCTTCAGATAGTTATATCTTTCATTCTTGTGCTTTTGTTGTAA
- the LOC133793595 gene encoding protein DOG1-like 3 — MSAMKHFEENDYGQRKENGLTLSTEEDCDDESDCLAEILDCINLYKRDSTKREVSWEKYGQWRQEQKNRAARLEKQLKARWELEELIEEQLSSFHAHYNRAMVPNRLKDISQILMPKWAPTYELAAMSWLGDWRPSAILDLVRVLVRSSTSLPSSSSSPSSFCGSDSPGAEQLLSQLINDIRIEETIIDEEMAEIQATCILHLPFGPMNIKPGGAGALTCVQSVFKNIERVITKAQKLRFKALELVLKKVLSPIDAAEFLVAFEEIQDTIHQFAVNHRQEKGPVSVVPFKAS; from the exons ATGAGTGCAAT GAAGCACTTTGAAGAGAATGACTATGgacaaagaaaagaaaatgggTTGACGTTAAGTACAGAAGAAGATTGTGACGATGAGAGTGATTGCTTAGCAGAGATACTCGACTGCATTAACCTGTATAAACGAGATTCAACCAAACGAG AGGTCTCCTGGGAGAAGTATGGCCAATGGAGGCAAGAACAAAAGAACAGAGCTGCAAGACTAGAGAAGCAGCTAAAGGCAAGGTGGGAACTTGAGGAACTAATAGAAGAACAATTGAGCAGCTTCCATGCCCACTACAACCGAGCCATGGTCCCAAACCGACTCAAGGACATCTCCCAAATCCTCATGCCTAAATGGGCTCCAACATATGAACTGGCTGCTATGTCATGGCTAGGAGATTGGCGACCCTCTGCCATTTTAGACCTTGTGCGTGTCCTTGTCCGCTCATCCACATCGTTGCCATCATCTTCGTCATCACCATCCTCATTCTGCGGTTCCGATTCTCCTGGCGCCGAACAGCTCTTGTCACAGCTCATTAATGACATTCGCATTGAAGAGACAATAATCGATGAGGAGATGGCTGAGATTCAAGCCACTTGTATTCTTCACCTTCCCTTTGGCCCCATGAACATTAAACCAGGTGGAGCTGGTGCCTTGACTTGTGTTCAATCTGTGTTCAAGAATATTGAACGGGTTATCACTAAAGCCCAAAAACTCAG GTTCAAGGCATTGGAGTTGGTGTTAAAGAAGGTATTGAGCCCCATTGATGCAGCAGAGTTCTTAGTAGCGTTTGAGGAAATTCAAGATACGATTCACCAGTTTGCAGTGAACCATAGGCAAGAAAAGGGTCCAGTCTCGGTGGTGCCCTTTAAGGCCTCTTGA
- the LOC133796406 gene encoding uncharacterized protein LOC133796406 isoform X2 codes for MSAAVCGSKRSFFEDLPPSPPLSKRLRCSSSTSPIRFSAPSLLDQLQAVFPNMDAQLLERALEECGNDLDAAIQSLRDLCLRSEKNPDSTEIPDAPVEKAGVNDGGVAVSETLSAQLPVDGAEWVSLFVSEMMNATSPDDARARASRVLEILEKSISARAGAEAAQTFQKENMLLKEQLDGLIRENTILKHAVAIQHERQKQYEDKNQELQQLKQLVSQYQEQLRTLEVNNYALTMHLKQAQQSNSIPGRFHPDVF; via the exons ATGTCTGCAGCTGTGTGCGGAAGTAAGAGATCCTTCTTCGAAGATCTTCCTCCATCGCCTCCTCTTTCCAAGAGGCTACGTTGCTCTTCTTCAACCTCTCCCATTCGCTTCTCGGCCCCTTCGCTCCTTGATCAACTACAGGCCGTCTTTCCTAACATGGACGCCCAG CTTCTTGAGAGAGCCTTGGAAGAGTGCGGAAATGACTTAGACGCTGCCATCCAGAGCCTGCGCGATCTTTGCCTACGATCAGAGAAGAACCCAGATTCTACCGAGATACCAGATGCACCTGTGGAGAAAG CAGGTGTCAATGATGGAGGTGTTGCTGTTTCTGAAACTCTGTCAGCTCAACTTCCTGTGGACGGTGCAGAATGGGTTAGCTTGTTCGTCAGTGAAATGATGAATGCCACCAGTCCTGATGATGCGAGAGCCCGTGCTTCTAGGGTACTTGAGATTTTAGAGAAATCCATAAGTGCCCGTGCTGGTGCTGAGGCGGCCCAAACTTTTCAAAAG GAAAATATGCTGCTGAAGGAACAACTTGATGGACTTATAAGGGAGAATACAATTCTGAAACACGCTGTGGCTATCCAACATGAACGCCAAAAGCAATATGAAGACAAGAATCAAGAATTGCAGCAGTTGAAGCAGTTGGTGTCTCAGTATCAAGAGCAGTTGAGAACTCTCGAG GTGAACAACTATGCCCTGACAATGCATTTAAAGCAAGCTCAGCAGAGCAACTCCATTCCCGGACGGTTCCATCCTGATGTCTTCTAA
- the LOC133796406 gene encoding uncharacterized protein LOC133796406 isoform X1 yields the protein MSAAVCGSKRSFFEDLPPSPPLSKRLRCSSSTSPIRFSAPSLLDQLQAVFPNMDAQLLERALEECGNDLDAAIQSLRDLCLRSEKNPDSTEIPDAPVEKVVAGVNDGGVAVSETLSAQLPVDGAEWVSLFVSEMMNATSPDDARARASRVLEILEKSISARAGAEAAQTFQKENMLLKEQLDGLIRENTILKHAVAIQHERQKQYEDKNQELQQLKQLVSQYQEQLRTLEVNNYALTMHLKQAQQSNSIPGRFHPDVF from the exons ATGTCTGCAGCTGTGTGCGGAAGTAAGAGATCCTTCTTCGAAGATCTTCCTCCATCGCCTCCTCTTTCCAAGAGGCTACGTTGCTCTTCTTCAACCTCTCCCATTCGCTTCTCGGCCCCTTCGCTCCTTGATCAACTACAGGCCGTCTTTCCTAACATGGACGCCCAG CTTCTTGAGAGAGCCTTGGAAGAGTGCGGAAATGACTTAGACGCTGCCATCCAGAGCCTGCGCGATCTTTGCCTACGATCAGAGAAGAACCCAGATTCTACCGAGATACCAGATGCACCTGTGGAGAAAG TTGTAGCAGGTGTCAATGATGGAGGTGTTGCTGTTTCTGAAACTCTGTCAGCTCAACTTCCTGTGGACGGTGCAGAATGGGTTAGCTTGTTCGTCAGTGAAATGATGAATGCCACCAGTCCTGATGATGCGAGAGCCCGTGCTTCTAGGGTACTTGAGATTTTAGAGAAATCCATAAGTGCCCGTGCTGGTGCTGAGGCGGCCCAAACTTTTCAAAAG GAAAATATGCTGCTGAAGGAACAACTTGATGGACTTATAAGGGAGAATACAATTCTGAAACACGCTGTGGCTATCCAACATGAACGCCAAAAGCAATATGAAGACAAGAATCAAGAATTGCAGCAGTTGAAGCAGTTGGTGTCTCAGTATCAAGAGCAGTTGAGAACTCTCGAG GTGAACAACTATGCCCTGACAATGCATTTAAAGCAAGCTCAGCAGAGCAACTCCATTCCCGGACGGTTCCATCCTGATGTCTTCTAA
- the LOC133796406 gene encoding uncharacterized protein LOC133796406 isoform X3: MSAAVCGSKRSFFEDLPPSPPLSKRLRCSSSTSPIRFSAPSLLDQLQAVFPNMDAQLLERALEECGNDLDAAIQSLRDLCLRSEKNPDSTEIPDAPVEKGVNDGGVAVSETLSAQLPVDGAEWVSLFVSEMMNATSPDDARARASRVLEILEKSISARAGAEAAQTFQKENMLLKEQLDGLIRENTILKHAVAIQHERQKQYEDKNQELQQLKQLVSQYQEQLRTLEVNNYALTMHLKQAQQSNSIPGRFHPDVF, translated from the exons ATGTCTGCAGCTGTGTGCGGAAGTAAGAGATCCTTCTTCGAAGATCTTCCTCCATCGCCTCCTCTTTCCAAGAGGCTACGTTGCTCTTCTTCAACCTCTCCCATTCGCTTCTCGGCCCCTTCGCTCCTTGATCAACTACAGGCCGTCTTTCCTAACATGGACGCCCAG CTTCTTGAGAGAGCCTTGGAAGAGTGCGGAAATGACTTAGACGCTGCCATCCAGAGCCTGCGCGATCTTTGCCTACGATCAGAGAAGAACCCAGATTCTACCGAGATACCAGATGCACCTGTGGAGAAAG GTGTCAATGATGGAGGTGTTGCTGTTTCTGAAACTCTGTCAGCTCAACTTCCTGTGGACGGTGCAGAATGGGTTAGCTTGTTCGTCAGTGAAATGATGAATGCCACCAGTCCTGATGATGCGAGAGCCCGTGCTTCTAGGGTACTTGAGATTTTAGAGAAATCCATAAGTGCCCGTGCTGGTGCTGAGGCGGCCCAAACTTTTCAAAAG GAAAATATGCTGCTGAAGGAACAACTTGATGGACTTATAAGGGAGAATACAATTCTGAAACACGCTGTGGCTATCCAACATGAACGCCAAAAGCAATATGAAGACAAGAATCAAGAATTGCAGCAGTTGAAGCAGTTGGTGTCTCAGTATCAAGAGCAGTTGAGAACTCTCGAG GTGAACAACTATGCCCTGACAATGCATTTAAAGCAAGCTCAGCAGAGCAACTCCATTCCCGGACGGTTCCATCCTGATGTCTTCTAA
- the LOC133796405 gene encoding uncharacterized protein LOC133796405 isoform X2 — translation MAAAAAISFSILPSSSLSFVSDRPRLVTSPTTSLFSSSSSSFLSHKSLISLHSCSPHSKLYTRRLCAKSGFGSVITASGDYYATLGVPKSASGKEIKAAYRRLARQYHPDVNKQPGATEKFKEISTAYEVLSDDKKRALYDQYGEAGVKSTVGGGSSAYTTNPFDLFETFFGPSMGGFPGMDQGGFGTRRRSTVTKGQDIRYDISLEFAEAIFGAEKEFELSHLETCEACTGTGAKLGSKNRICSTCGGRGQVMRTEQTPFGMFSQVSVCPTCSGDGEVISEYCRKCSGEGRIRVKKNIKVKIPPGVSTGSILRVAGEGDVGPKGGPPGDLFVYLDVEEIAGIQRDGINLNSTISISYLDAILGTVVKVKTVEGMTELQIPPGTQPGDTLVLSKKGAPKLNRPSIRGDHLFTIKVAIPNRISSKERELLEELALLKNTNASRPRTRQQPRPVSKYRKSSRERRRENRGIRRSG, via the exons ATGGCCGCCGCCGCCGCCATCTCTTTCTCAATCCTTCCTTCATCTTCACTCAGCTTTGTCTCCGACCGCCCTCGCCTTGTTACCTCACCAACAACTTCTCtcttttcctcttcctcttcttcgTTCTTGTCGCACAAAAGCTTAATTTCCCTTCATTCTTGTTCGCCCCATTCGAAGCTTTATACAAGAAGGCTCTGTGCTAAAAGTGGATTTGGGTCCGTGATTACTGCTTCGGGGGACTATTATGCCACTCTCGGTGTTCCGAAATCTGCCTCTGGCAAGGAAATTAAGGCTGCTTATCGAAGGTTAGCTCGCCAG TACCATCCTGATGTCAACAAGCAACCCGGAGCAACTGAGAAGTTTAAAGAAATCAGTACTGCATATGAG GTGCTATCAGATGATAAAAAACGAGCTTTATATGATCAATATGGAGAAGCTGGAGTTAAGAGCACAGTAGGAGGAGGATCAAGTGCCTATACG ACTAATCCATTTGATTTATTCGAGACATTTTTTGGACCAAGCATGGGTGGGTTCCCTGGTATGGACCAAGGTGGATTTGGAACACGCCGTCGTAGCACTGTTACTAAGGGTCAAGATATACG ATATGACATCTCTTTAGAATTTGCGGAGGCTATTTTTGGAGCAGAGAAAGAATTCGAACTTTCTCATCTGGAAACATGTGAAGCTTGCACTGGAACTGGAGCAAAACTAGGCTCCAAAAATAGGATATGTTCAACTTGTGGTGGGAGGGGTCAAGTTATGAGAACTGAGCAAACTCCTTTTGGAATGTTTTCCCAG GTTTCTGTATGTCCAACTTGTAGTGGAGATGGTGAGGTCATTTCAGAATACTGTCGAAAATGTTCAGGCGAAGGACGCATTCGGGTGAAGAAAAATATTAAAGTTAAAATTCCACCTGGCGTTAGTACTGGCAGTATTCTGAGAGTTGCTGGAGAGGGTGATGTTGGACCAAAAGG GGGCCCTCCTGGAGATCTTTTTGTATATCTTGACGTGGAAGAGATAGCAGGAATTCAAAGAGATGGGATAAACCTCAATTCCACAATATCTATCAGTTATCTTGATGCCATCTTGGGGACTGTCGTTAAG GTGAAGACGGTTGAAGGAATGACTGAACTTCAAATTCCACCAGGTACCCAACCTGGGGATACTCTCGTTTTGTCAAAGAAAGGTGCACCAAAATTGAACAGACCATCAATACGTGGTGATCATCTATTTACAATCAAGGTTGCCATTCCAAATCGTATTAG TTCCAAGGAGCGCGAATTGCTTGAAGAACTAGCTTTACTGAAAAATACCAATGCCAGCCGCCCAAGAACTCGCCAACAACCTCGGCCAGTTAGTA AGTACAGAAAGTCCAGTCGAGAGCGTCGAAGAGAAAACAGAGGAATCAGGAGATCAGGATGA
- the LOC133796405 gene encoding uncharacterized protein LOC133796405 isoform X1, with translation MAAAAAISFSILPSSSLSFVSDRPRLVTSPTTSLFSSSSSSFLSHKSLISLHSCSPHSKLYTRRLCAKSGFGSVITASGDYYATLGVPKSASGKEIKAAYRRLARQYHPDVNKQPGATEKFKEISTAYEVLSDDKKRALYDQYGEAGVKSTVGGGSSAYTTNPFDLFETFFGPSMGGFPGMDQGGFGTRRRSTVTKGQDIRYDISLEFAEAIFGAEKEFELSHLETCEACTGTGAKLGSKNRICSTCGGRGQVMRTEQTPFGMFSQVSVCPTCSGDGEVISEYCRKCSGEGRIRVKKNIKVKIPPGVSTGSILRVAGEGDVGPKGGPPGDLFVYLDVEEIAGIQRDGINLNSTISISYLDAILGTVVKVKTVEGMTELQIPPGTQPGDTLVLSKKGAPKLNRPSIRGDHLFTIKVAIPNRISSKERELLEELALLKNTNASRPRTRQQPRPVSTKSTESPVESVEEKTEESGDQDDILQKLKDFAGSVANGALKWLKDNL, from the exons ATGGCCGCCGCCGCCGCCATCTCTTTCTCAATCCTTCCTTCATCTTCACTCAGCTTTGTCTCCGACCGCCCTCGCCTTGTTACCTCACCAACAACTTCTCtcttttcctcttcctcttcttcgTTCTTGTCGCACAAAAGCTTAATTTCCCTTCATTCTTGTTCGCCCCATTCGAAGCTTTATACAAGAAGGCTCTGTGCTAAAAGTGGATTTGGGTCCGTGATTACTGCTTCGGGGGACTATTATGCCACTCTCGGTGTTCCGAAATCTGCCTCTGGCAAGGAAATTAAGGCTGCTTATCGAAGGTTAGCTCGCCAG TACCATCCTGATGTCAACAAGCAACCCGGAGCAACTGAGAAGTTTAAAGAAATCAGTACTGCATATGAG GTGCTATCAGATGATAAAAAACGAGCTTTATATGATCAATATGGAGAAGCTGGAGTTAAGAGCACAGTAGGAGGAGGATCAAGTGCCTATACG ACTAATCCATTTGATTTATTCGAGACATTTTTTGGACCAAGCATGGGTGGGTTCCCTGGTATGGACCAAGGTGGATTTGGAACACGCCGTCGTAGCACTGTTACTAAGGGTCAAGATATACG ATATGACATCTCTTTAGAATTTGCGGAGGCTATTTTTGGAGCAGAGAAAGAATTCGAACTTTCTCATCTGGAAACATGTGAAGCTTGCACTGGAACTGGAGCAAAACTAGGCTCCAAAAATAGGATATGTTCAACTTGTGGTGGGAGGGGTCAAGTTATGAGAACTGAGCAAACTCCTTTTGGAATGTTTTCCCAG GTTTCTGTATGTCCAACTTGTAGTGGAGATGGTGAGGTCATTTCAGAATACTGTCGAAAATGTTCAGGCGAAGGACGCATTCGGGTGAAGAAAAATATTAAAGTTAAAATTCCACCTGGCGTTAGTACTGGCAGTATTCTGAGAGTTGCTGGAGAGGGTGATGTTGGACCAAAAGG GGGCCCTCCTGGAGATCTTTTTGTATATCTTGACGTGGAAGAGATAGCAGGAATTCAAAGAGATGGGATAAACCTCAATTCCACAATATCTATCAGTTATCTTGATGCCATCTTGGGGACTGTCGTTAAG GTGAAGACGGTTGAAGGAATGACTGAACTTCAAATTCCACCAGGTACCCAACCTGGGGATACTCTCGTTTTGTCAAAGAAAGGTGCACCAAAATTGAACAGACCATCAATACGTGGTGATCATCTATTTACAATCAAGGTTGCCATTCCAAATCGTATTAG TTCCAAGGAGCGCGAATTGCTTGAAGAACTAGCTTTACTGAAAAATACCAATGCCAGCCGCCCAAGAACTCGCCAACAACCTCGGCCAGTTAGTA CTAAGAGTACAGAAAGTCCAGTCGAGAGCGTCGAAGAGAAAACAGAGGAATCAGGAGATCAGGATGACATTTTGCAGAAGCTAAAGGACTTTGCTGG CTCTGTTGCAAATGGAGCTCTAAAATGGCTGAAAGACAACCTCTAG
- the LOC133796408 gene encoding uncharacterized protein LOC133796408, producing MLAATASTTASKLYCSSSDHWRLRTPNKAMASTKLAPLPLPFSRHSFETTPKGSSFVRALKEEKDTNDSAFASKEDLAYLGRLATGSIVGAGVIKYGSVVFPDITRPNLTEALFIILSPVIIAVLLLINQSRKEEPS from the exons ATGTTAGCAGCGACCGCATCAACCACGGCATCCAAGCTTTACTGCTCGAGCTCCGACCACTGGCGGCTAAGGACACCAAACAAGGCCATGGCTTCCACAAAGCTAGCCCCACTTCCACTGCCATTTTCTCGGCACTCATTTGAGACCACGCCCAAAGGCTCCTCCTTCGTCAGAGCTCTAAAAGAAGAGAAAGATACCAATGACAGCGCTTTCGCCTCTAAG GAGGATTTGGCTTATTTGGGGAGATTGGCAACTGGGTCTATCGTAGGTGCTGGTGTAATCAAGTATGGAAGCGTAGTTTTCCCAGATATAACCAGACCCAACCTCACGGAGGCTCTATTCATCATACTTTCTCCTGTTATTATAGCTGTTTTGCTTCTAATCAATCAAAGTCGCAAAGAAGAACCAAGCTAG